GGTATCTGCCGGTGGATCAACTGCGCCGGCTGGCCGGGCGGCTCGACGTGCCCCTGAGCCGCCTGTACGCCGTCGCGACGTTCTACTCGTCGTTCCGCCTCGCGCCGAAGGGGCTGCACGAGGTGACCCTGTGCGTGGGGACGGTCTGCTATCTGAAGGGTGCGGGCCAGATCGCCGAGCGGATCTCGAAAGAGTTCCAGGTCGAGGCGGGCGGGACCACGCCGGACGGTCTCTTCACGTTCCAGCCGGTCAATTGCGTGGGCGCGTGCGCCCTGGCGCCGGTGATGATCGTGGACGGCAAGTACCACGATGGCGTGAGTCCTGACTCGGCGATGGAGATTCTCCGCGGCCTGCCCGCTGAGGAGGAGGCTGCTGAAACGGAGGCGGAAGCGTGACGGTCGTTGAGAGAAAACGTCTTTGCAGCCCGTCCGACCTGGCCAACCGGCGGGAAGGGCTGCTCAAGTCGAGGAGCCGCTCGGCGAGGTCCGTGCGGGTCTGCATCGGCACGGGCTGCGCGGCCAAGGGGTCACGGAAAGTCTATGACCTTTTCACCCAGGCGGCCAGGGAAACCGACGCGCGGGT
The DNA window shown above is from Planctomycetota bacterium and carries:
- a CDS encoding NAD(P)H-dependent oxidoreductase subunit E, which encodes MAESKLTEEQIVADIVDRYEGDEGMLIPMMQDLQADCGYLPVDQLRRLAGRLDVPLSRLYAVATFYSSFRLAPKGLHEVTLCVGTVCYLKGAGQIAERISKEFQVEAGGTTPDGLFTFQPVNCVGACALAPVMIVDGKYHDGVSPDSAMEILRGLPAEEEAAETEAEA